A genomic window from Vagococcus sp. CY52-2 includes:
- a CDS encoding polyprenyl synthetase family protein, with product MEPHAMWTSYPSLKKDLQKTLNLISDSISLPNKEVEEAILAIFHSGGKLLRPAYLLLFAEFGTKIDKKKTIALSAAIETLHTATLIHDDIVDVADTRRGTATINSAFSTDVAVYSGDYLFIICFKLLIQYQSSLKSIELNTTSMEKVLLGELGQMSERYNMNVTIDDYLANITGKTAELFALSCFVGCYENGGGKKLSNKCREIGKDIGLAFQIVDDILDYSQNEETLGKPVLEDVRQGVYSLPLICSIAEHPLLFEPILSKKENMTQEDAKRIHELVIECHGVEKAYDLASHYTNRALATIQSLPNNQQQTKETIYEITKSILQRTF from the coding sequence ATGGAACCTCATGCTATGTGGACGTCATATCCGTCCTTAAAAAAAGATTTACAAAAAACACTTAATCTCATTTCAGATTCTATCTCACTACCTAATAAAGAAGTCGAAGAGGCTATATTAGCTATTTTTCATTCTGGCGGTAAATTATTACGTCCTGCGTATCTACTATTATTTGCTGAATTTGGTACAAAAATAGATAAAAAGAAAACCATCGCTCTATCTGCTGCAATAGAAACCTTACATACGGCTACTCTTATTCATGATGATATTGTCGACGTAGCTGATACAAGACGTGGCACAGCAACAATAAATTCAGCCTTTAGCACGGATGTTGCAGTTTATTCTGGGGATTACCTTTTTATTATTTGTTTTAAATTATTAATTCAATATCAAAGTTCTCTAAAAAGTATTGAACTCAATACAACTAGTATGGAAAAAGTACTACTTGGTGAATTAGGACAAATGAGTGAACGATATAATATGAATGTCACAATTGATGATTATTTGGCCAATATTACAGGTAAAACAGCTGAACTATTTGCCTTAAGTTGTTTTGTCGGTTGTTATGAAAACGGTGGTGGAAAAAAACTGTCAAATAAATGCCGTGAAATTGGTAAAGACATTGGTTTAGCCTTTCAAATTGTGGATGATATTTTAGATTATTCACAAAATGAAGAAACACTTGGTAAGCCTGTTTTAGAAGATGTTCGTCAAGGTGTTTACAGCTTACCTCTGATATGTAGCATTGCTGAGCACCCGCTTCTTTTTGAACCAATATTAAGTAAAAAAGAAAACATGACGCAAGAGGATGCAAAACGGATCCATGAGTTAGTCATTGAATGTCATGGTGTTGAGAAGGCCTATGACTTAGCTTCTCACTATACTAACAGAGCACTAGCCACTATCCAATCATTACCAAATAATCAACAACAGACCAAAGAAACCATCTACGAAATCACGAAATCTATTTTACAACGAACGTTTTAA